In the genome of Tripterygium wilfordii isolate XIE 37 chromosome 19, ASM1340144v1, whole genome shotgun sequence, one region contains:
- the LOC119985332 gene encoding stemmadenine O-acetyltransferase-like, producing the protein MTMEVEIVSRECIKPSSPTLSTHHLKTHKSSLLDQFVPSAYFPLILFYQPNQPSSSSSISETSQVLKQSLSQILTLYYPLAGKAEDHLSIDCNDEGACYINARIDCNLCDYLKHPTTSAFPKFLPDEIMYREVVPGDHVLMIQETLFSCGGIAIGVVASHKIFDATALCTFMRTWAIIARDSIEGAPTPDFSAPSIFPQNHPFPQDLTTPGLSSLLIGDGMSVMKRFVFDGSVLSNLKAKAASSMVPNPTRTEVASAFLLKRIMSAFKLKSGTQKPALVTNTVNLRRRAVPQFPETFVGNFVILVAKMISKSEGEEIELCDFVHQMREAVLAINGDLVKSFEGDEGLGNFCGALKEFRELVLKSVSEGMEQVAINSWCNLGLYEVDYGWGKPLWIPFAGAVAGAAQLPPVNMILLMDARDNKGVEAWVALNEQVMHLLENDEELLSLASVNPSPL; encoded by the coding sequence ATGACAATGGAGGTTGAGATAGTATCCAGAGAGTGCATCAAACCCTCTTCTCCAACATTATCAACTCATCatctcaaaacccataaaagcTCTCTCCTTGATCAATTCGTCCCCTCCGCATACTTTCCCTTAATTCTCTTTTACCAGCCAAACcaaccctcctcctcctcctccatctcTGAAACATCACAAGTGTTGAAACAATCTCTCTCTCAGATACTAACTCTTTACTATCCTCTAGCCGGAAAGGCCGAGGACCATCTTTCCATTGATTGCAATGATGAAGGCGCTTGTTATATCAATGCCAGAATCGATTGCAACTTATGTGACTATCTCAAACACCCCACTACCTCAGCATTCCCCAAATTTTTGCCAGACGAGATCATGTACAGAGAAGTTGTTCCTGGGGatcatgttttgatgattcaagaAACTTTGTTTTCTTGTGGTGGCATTGCAATTGGCGTGGTTGCTTCACACAAGATTTTTGATGCAACTGCTCTGTGTACATTCATGAGAACTTGGGCTATTATTGCTCGAGATTCAATTGAAGGAGCTCCGACTCCAGATTTCAGTGCCCCATCAATTTTCCCCCAAAACCATCCATTCCCACAAGATCTAACCACTCCAGGTTTGTCAAGTCTCTTGATTGGAGATGGCATGTCTGTTATGAAAAGGTTTGTGTTTGATGGATCAGTCTTGAGCAATCTCAAAGCCAAAGCAGCAAGCTCAATGGTGCCCAACCCGACTCGAACAGAGGTTGCGTCTGCATTCCTTTTGAAACGCATAATGTCTGCATTCAAGCTAAAATCAGGAACCCAGAAACCAGCTTTGGTGACAAATACAGTGAATTTGCGACGAAGGGCTGTCCCACAATTCCCAGAAACTTTTGTGGGGAATTTTGTGATTTTAGTGGCCAAGATGATATCAAAATCAGAGGGTGAGGAAATAGAGTTGTGTGATTTCGTCCATCAGATGAGGGAAGCTGTTTTGGCAATCAACGGTGACCTTGTGAAGAGCTTTGAAGGTGATGAAGGATTGGGAAATTTTTGTGGGGCCTTGAAAGAGTTTCGTGAATTAGTTTTGAAGTCTGTATCGGAGGGAATGGAACAAGTTGCGATTAATAGCTGGTGCAACCTTGGGCTTTATGAAGTCGATTATGGATGGGGAAAGCCTTTATGGATTCCATTTGCGGGTGCGGTTGCGGGTGCAGCCCAACTGCCGCCTGTGAATATGATCCTTTTGATGGACGCAAGAGATAACAAAGGAGTGGAAGCATGGGTGGCACTGAATGAACAAGTGATGCACTTGTTAGAAAATGATGAGGAACTACTTTCTTTAGCCTCGGTTAATCCGAGTCCTCTATAA
- the LOC119985844 gene encoding uncharacterized protein LOC119985844: protein MEDIQQPEAQLNGLGGPQLSTMTSEPVGSKRQRRPSVRLGDIGGDQPYDSHGRRSSAIVKQFKQQLPLDHRKDPKSSKTRPLTNLTEFQNETLEEDREVNLDTVAIGSWRVKDSKKRGSNATTKRVRSNWISRVADSGVGGNNVEGEEKYSGGEDMDENGTYRDFDRENSESPLREQSPILSNENLADARYRRPIMARDGVDFSGPSDTDDRNNNNGSHGEDGVKVWLNSLGLGRYAPVFGIHEVDDEVLPLLTLEDLKDMGINAVGSRRKMYCAIQKLGKGFS from the coding sequence ATGGAGGATATACAGCAACCGGAGGCGCAATTAAACGGCCTCGGGGGACCGCAACTGTCGACGATGACATCGGAACCTGTTGGATCAAAACGTCAGCGAAGGCCAAGCGTCCGATTAGGCGACATCGGGGGCGACCAGCCCTACGACTCTCACGGGCGAAGATCTTCAGCTATTGTCAAGCAATTTAAGCAACAACTCCCTCTTGACCACAGAAAGGATCCGAAATCGTCCAAAACCCGCCCTCTCACTAACCTAACTGAATTCCAAAACGAAACCCTAGAAGAGGATAGAGAGGTCAATTTGGACACTGTCGCCATTGGGAGTTGGCGAGTCAAGGATTCGAAAAAACGAGGCTCCAATGCCACCACGAAACGCGTCCGGTCCAATTGGATTTCTAGAGTCGCTGATAGTGGAGTCGGCGGCAATAATGTTGAGGGAGAGGAGAAATACAGCGGCGGGGAAGACATGGACGAGAACGGTACGTATCGTGATTTTGATAGGGAGAACTCTGAGAGTCCGTTGAGAGAACAGAGTCCGATTCTTTCGAATGAGAACTTAGCAGATGCGAGATATAGGAGGCCAATTATGGCACGAGATGGGGTTGATTTTTCGGGTCCATCAGATACAGATGATAGGAATAACAATAATGGGAGTCACGGAGAGGATGGGGTGAAGGTTTGGCTAAACAGCCTAGGGCTAGGGCGATATGCACCAGTTTTCGGGATTCATGAGGTGGATGACGAGGTATTGCCCTTGTTGACATTGGAGGATTTGAAGGATATGGGGATAAATGCAGTTGGCTCCaggagaaaaatgtattgtgcCATCCAAAAGCTTGGGAAGGGCTTTTCATAA
- the LOC119985843 gene encoding sialyltransferase-like protein 2 isoform X1: MRPLQLGFLLVLASGLSAILIYFTGTSNLFETRRPSDEDLEALQSLQSGFQKCVSANGLGLQAASGNDYCLVTISFPSGTASKWKDPKTGELEGLSFDFNLCEAVATWEQVRNSTTILTKEFIDALPNGWKDYAWRRINKGVLLNHCANKTLCMEKLSLVLPETPPYYPRQFGRCAVIGNSGDLLQTRFGKEIDSYDAVIRENGAPIQNYTEYVGKKSTFRLLNRGSAKALDKVVELDETRKEALIIKTTIHDIMNQMIQEIPIKNSVYLMLGASFGSAAKGTGLKALEFALSICESVDIYGFTVDPGYKEWTRYFSESRKGHTPMHGRAYYQMMECLGLIRIHSPTRADPNRVVRWVPSQSAIRAARIASEKLLRRVGPGSADPLGACVITTKQVKRKSTLVSIFRKAAVDHQKYVKATTMYPLEHRPGHGMLCTLSTN; this comes from the exons ATGAGGCCCTTGCAATTAGGCTTTCTACTGGTTTTAGCTTCGGGACTGTCAGCGATCCTCATCTACTTCACCGGCACATCCAATCTAT TTGAGACTCGTCGGCCTTCGGATGAAGATTTGGAGGCGCTGCAGTCTCTGCAGAGCGGCTTCCAGAAGTGTGTG AGTGCAAATGGATTAGGTTTACAGGCTGCGAGTGGTAATGATTATTGCCTAGTCACAATAAGCTTTCCCAGTGGCACTGCCTCCAAATGG AAAGATCCTAAAACTGGGGAACTTGAAGGTTTGTCTTTTGATTTTAATCTCTGCGAAGCTGTGGCTACATGGGAGCAG GTACGGAATAGTACAACAATTCTTACCAAGGAATTCATTGATGCTTTACCAAATGGATGGAAGGATTATGCATGGCGTAGGATTAACAAAGGAGTACTTCT GAACCACTGTGCGAATAAAACTCTGTGCATGGAGAAACTCTCGCTGGTACTCCCAGAAACACCACCATATTATCCAAGGCAGTTTGGCCGGTGTGCTGTTATTGGTAACTCGGGAGATCTGTTGCAAACAAGGTTTGGGAAGGAGATTGATAGCTATGATGCTGTTATCAGAGAAAATGGGGCCCCCATTCAG AACTATACAGAATATGTGGGCAAAAAAAGTACATTTCGTCTTCTTAATAGAGGATCTGCCAAAGCACTTGATAAAGTTGTAGAGTTGGATG AAACAAGGAAGGAGGCCTTGATAATTAAGACAACAATACATGACATCATGAATCAGATGATTCAG GAAATTCCCATAAAAAATTCTGTATATCTCATGCTAGGTGCATCCTTTGGTTCTGCTGCCAAGGGAACAGGGCTCAAGGCTCTTGAATTTGCTCTCTCAATATGTGAATCAGTAGATATATATGGTTTTACTGTGGATCCAGGCTATAAAGAATG GACTAGATATTTCTCGGAATCTCGAAAAGGTCATACCCCTATGCATGGTAGGGCTTACTACCAGATGATGGAGTGTTTGGGT CTTATCAGAATCCATTCTCCTACGCGAGCTGATCCAAACCGTGTCGTGAGATGGGTGCCTAGCCAAAGTGCCATTAGAGCTGCCAGAATTGCATCGGAGAAGTTGTTGAG GAGGGTAGGACCAGGATCTGCAGACCCGCTGGGTGCCTGTGTCATAACAACAAAGCAAGTTAAAAGGAAGTCAACATTGGTTtcaatttttagaaaggctGCTGTTGATCATCAAAAATATGTGAAAGCCACGACAATGTACCCTCTGGAGCACCGTCCTGGACATGGTATGCTTTGCACATTGTCAACTAATTGA
- the LOC119985843 gene encoding sialyltransferase-like protein 2 isoform X3, which yields MDPKTGELEGLSFDFNLCEAVATWEQVRNSTTILTKEFIDALPNGWKDYAWRRINKGVLLNHCANKTLCMEKLSLVLPETPPYYPRQFGRCAVIGNSGDLLQTRFGKEIDSYDAVIRENGAPIQNYTEYVGKKSTFRLLNRGSAKALDKVVELDETRKEALIIKTTIHDIMNQMIQEIPIKNSVYLMLGASFGSAAKGTGLKALEFALSICESVDIYGFTVDPGYKEWTRYFSESRKGHTPMHGRAYYQMMECLGLIRIHSPTRADPNRVVRWVPSQSAIRAARIASEKLLRRVGPGSADPLGACVITTKQVKRKSTLVSIFRKAAVDHQKYVKATTMYPLEHRPGHGMLCTLSTN from the exons ATGG ATCCTAAAACTGGGGAACTTGAAGGTTTGTCTTTTGATTTTAATCTCTGCGAAGCTGTGGCTACATGGGAGCAG GTACGGAATAGTACAACAATTCTTACCAAGGAATTCATTGATGCTTTACCAAATGGATGGAAGGATTATGCATGGCGTAGGATTAACAAAGGAGTACTTCT GAACCACTGTGCGAATAAAACTCTGTGCATGGAGAAACTCTCGCTGGTACTCCCAGAAACACCACCATATTATCCAAGGCAGTTTGGCCGGTGTGCTGTTATTGGTAACTCGGGAGATCTGTTGCAAACAAGGTTTGGGAAGGAGATTGATAGCTATGATGCTGTTATCAGAGAAAATGGGGCCCCCATTCAG AACTATACAGAATATGTGGGCAAAAAAAGTACATTTCGTCTTCTTAATAGAGGATCTGCCAAAGCACTTGATAAAGTTGTAGAGTTGGATG AAACAAGGAAGGAGGCCTTGATAATTAAGACAACAATACATGACATCATGAATCAGATGATTCAG GAAATTCCCATAAAAAATTCTGTATATCTCATGCTAGGTGCATCCTTTGGTTCTGCTGCCAAGGGAACAGGGCTCAAGGCTCTTGAATTTGCTCTCTCAATATGTGAATCAGTAGATATATATGGTTTTACTGTGGATCCAGGCTATAAAGAATG GACTAGATATTTCTCGGAATCTCGAAAAGGTCATACCCCTATGCATGGTAGGGCTTACTACCAGATGATGGAGTGTTTGGGT CTTATCAGAATCCATTCTCCTACGCGAGCTGATCCAAACCGTGTCGTGAGATGGGTGCCTAGCCAAAGTGCCATTAGAGCTGCCAGAATTGCATCGGAGAAGTTGTTGAG GAGGGTAGGACCAGGATCTGCAGACCCGCTGGGTGCCTGTGTCATAACAACAAAGCAAGTTAAAAGGAAGTCAACATTGGTTtcaatttttagaaaggctGCTGTTGATCATCAAAAATATGTGAAAGCCACGACAATGTACCCTCTGGAGCACCGTCCTGGACATGGTATGCTTTGCACATTGTCAACTAATTGA
- the LOC119985843 gene encoding sialyltransferase-like protein 2 isoform X2 codes for MRPLQLGFLLVLASGLSAILIYFTGTSNLFETRRPSDEDLEALQSLQSGFQKCVSANGLGLQAASGNDYCLVTISFPSGTASKWKDPKTGELEGLSFDFNLCEAVATWEQVRNSTTILTKEFIDALPNGWKDYAWRRINKGVLLNHCANKTLCMEKLSLVLPETPPYYPRQFGRCAVIGNSGDLLQTRFGKEIDSYDAVIRENGAPIQNYTEYVGKKSTFRLLNRGSAKALDKVVELDETRKEALIIKTTIHDIMNQMIQEIPIKNSVYLMLGASFGSAAKGTGLKALEFALSICESVDIYGFTVDPGYKEWTRYFSESRKGHTPMHGRAYYQMMECLGLIRIHSPTRADPNRVVRWVPSQSAIRAARIASEKLLRLSF; via the exons ATGAGGCCCTTGCAATTAGGCTTTCTACTGGTTTTAGCTTCGGGACTGTCAGCGATCCTCATCTACTTCACCGGCACATCCAATCTAT TTGAGACTCGTCGGCCTTCGGATGAAGATTTGGAGGCGCTGCAGTCTCTGCAGAGCGGCTTCCAGAAGTGTGTG AGTGCAAATGGATTAGGTTTACAGGCTGCGAGTGGTAATGATTATTGCCTAGTCACAATAAGCTTTCCCAGTGGCACTGCCTCCAAATGG AAAGATCCTAAAACTGGGGAACTTGAAGGTTTGTCTTTTGATTTTAATCTCTGCGAAGCTGTGGCTACATGGGAGCAG GTACGGAATAGTACAACAATTCTTACCAAGGAATTCATTGATGCTTTACCAAATGGATGGAAGGATTATGCATGGCGTAGGATTAACAAAGGAGTACTTCT GAACCACTGTGCGAATAAAACTCTGTGCATGGAGAAACTCTCGCTGGTACTCCCAGAAACACCACCATATTATCCAAGGCAGTTTGGCCGGTGTGCTGTTATTGGTAACTCGGGAGATCTGTTGCAAACAAGGTTTGGGAAGGAGATTGATAGCTATGATGCTGTTATCAGAGAAAATGGGGCCCCCATTCAG AACTATACAGAATATGTGGGCAAAAAAAGTACATTTCGTCTTCTTAATAGAGGATCTGCCAAAGCACTTGATAAAGTTGTAGAGTTGGATG AAACAAGGAAGGAGGCCTTGATAATTAAGACAACAATACATGACATCATGAATCAGATGATTCAG GAAATTCCCATAAAAAATTCTGTATATCTCATGCTAGGTGCATCCTTTGGTTCTGCTGCCAAGGGAACAGGGCTCAAGGCTCTTGAATTTGCTCTCTCAATATGTGAATCAGTAGATATATATGGTTTTACTGTGGATCCAGGCTATAAAGAATG GACTAGATATTTCTCGGAATCTCGAAAAGGTCATACCCCTATGCATGGTAGGGCTTACTACCAGATGATGGAGTGTTTGGGT CTTATCAGAATCCATTCTCCTACGCGAGCTGATCCAAACCGTGTCGTGAGATGGGTGCCTAGCCAAAGTGCCATTAGAGCTGCCAGAATTGCATCGGAGAAGTTGTTGAG GTTAAGCTTTTAA
- the LOC119986131 gene encoding transcription factor bHLH137-like, with protein MPKTPSKMSAFSVQHNNNNNYPLFLDSVSLQNNNPINIVSGFMEEGDINTNCFTQFYSSELLLETLVNPGSNQSSCLDDHSSSKISHSDNETSTVTKKQSTESSTVEDKIESSGDQATQKMIQMDKKRKNSAQSKDDTEGKSKKQRKINGGMKNNKEEKPKAEKKKKQKKVLEEPPTGYIHVRARRGQATDSHSLAERVRREKISERMKILQRLVPGCDKVTGKAIMLDEIINYVQSLQNQVEFLSMKLASMNPLFYDFGLDFDAYMVRPTEGLSGGTTPQPSTAHCSPNHNHNHHQATPAAFVDATTTTITTPPFATYNNCSLPLLDTSASLLLQHGHRTNAFCQENVGLLWDVEEQRQRFLNPSGFSNNLYSFQ; from the exons ATGCCAAAAACCCCTTCAAAGATGTCAGCCTTTTCAGTGcaacacaacaacaacaacaactaccCATTATTTCTTGATTCAGTTTCATTACAAAACAATAATCCTATCAATATTGTGTCTGGCTTTATGGAGGAAGGGGATATAAATACCAACTGTTTCACTCAATTCTATTCATCCGAACTCCTTTTGGAGACTCTTGTCAATCCTGGATCCAATCAAAGCAGCTGCCTTGATGATCACAGCAGTTCAAAGATTTCTCACAGTGACAATGAGACATCTACTGTGACAAAAAAACAGAGCACAGAGTCTTCAACAGTGGAGGATAAGATTGAGAGTAGTGGTGACCAGGCAACTCAAAAGATGATTCAGATGgacaagaagaggaagaactCTGCTCAATCAAAG GATGACACAGAAGGGAAGAGTAAGAAACAGAGGAAGATCAATGGTggcatgaaaaataataaagaagagaAGCCAAaagcagagaagaagaagaagcagaagaaagTCCTTGAAGAGCCTCCAACAGGCTACATTCATGTAAGGGCAAGGAGGGGCCAAGCAACAGATAGCCACAGCCTTGCAGAAAGG gtaagaagagagaaaataagtGAGAGAATGAAGATTTTGCAAAGGCTTGTCCCTGGCTGCGACAAG GTGACTGGGAAGGCCATCATGTTGGATGAGATTATTAATTATGTTCAGTCCCTTCAGAACCAAGTAGAG TTCCTTTCAATGAAGCTTGCTTCTATGAATCCTCTGTTCTATGACTTTGGATTGGACTTTGATGCATACATGGTCAGACCTACAGAG GGATTGAGTGGCGGGACAACACCACAGCCATCTACTGCACATTGCAGCCCcaaccacaaccacaaccacCACCAGGCCACACCAGCAGCTTTTGTTGATGCAACCACCACAACCATAACTACTCCTCCATTTGCTACATATAATAACtgttctcttcctcttcttgatACCTCAGCTTCTCTTTTACTCCAGCATGGGCACAGGACAAATGCTTTCTGTCag GAAAATGTTGGTCTATTATGGGATGTAGAGGAGCAGAGACAAAGGTTTCTAAACCCATCTGGGTTCTCCAACAATTTGTATTCTTTCCAATAA
- the LOC119986272 gene encoding poly(A) polymerase I-like: MAISGLNFACRPHVTIRPPLLHFIRKFRFSSVAAIEALDEPVNGKLYNSATSQGTGEENSTMPEWKKLNSKDLGIRTSRIPEPTRKVLNVLKDRGYEVYLVGGCVRDLILNRIPKDFDILTSAELEKVVGMFSFCSIVGRRFPICHVNIDGTIVEVSSFSTSREKFTGDVNHELVRHFGNDEKNVDRWRNCLQRDFTINGLMFDPYSKEVYDYTRGIEDIRKAKVRTVIPASTSFQEDCARILRAVRIAARLGFRFSNKTAYFVKSLSPSILRLDKARLLMEVNYMLAYGSAEASLRLLWRFKLLELLLPIQARYFVRQGFGRHDTRSNMLLAVFSNLDKLLGPDRPCHSSLWVGILAFHEALSEHPRDTSVIAAFSLAVHNGGDMSEAVDITKRITRPHDISFPELSEPQNLDSQELINEVMHLADSVKDALTKMTYRCYNLRAQNSDPAFISPPLSSKACRIFDCVRDGVGKGFVSKQGSEINYRLLAWGSLEEVRRVFARTVFDTVYPLRLTQTRTT, from the exons ATGGCGATTTCAGGCCTAAATTTCGCTTGCAGACCTCATGTCACTATAAGGCCCCCTCTCCTTCACTTCATACGCAAA ttCCGGTTCAGTTCTGTTGCCGCGATTGAAGCTCTAGATGAGCCGGTTAATGGGAAACTTTACAATTCTGCGACTTCTCAAGGAACAG GTGAAGAAAATAGCACGATGCCTGAATGGAAGAAATTGAATTCTAAGGACCTTGGAATTAGGACTTCAAGAATTCCGGAGCCTACTAGGAAAGTTCTTAATGTTCTCAAGGACAGAG GTTACGAAGTTTACCTTGTAGGAGGTTGTGTACGGGATCTAATCTTAAATAGAATACCAAAGGACTTTGACATACTTACTTCTGCTGAACTTGAAAAG GTGGTTGGgatgttttctttttgtagCATAGTCGGCAGACGTTTTCCTATATGTCATGTTAACATTGATGGTACCATTGTGGAG GTTTCAAGTTTTAGTACCTCCAGGGAAAAGTTTACCGGGGATGTAAATCATGAGTTGGTGAGACATTTTGGCAATGATGAAAAGAATGTTGACCGATGGAGGAATTGTTTGCAGCGAGACTTTACTATTAACGG ATTGATGTTTGATCCATATTCAAAAGAGGTGTATGATTACACGAGAGGCATTGAAGATATAAGAAAAGCTAAA GTCCGAACTGTGATTCCTGCAAGTACTTCTTTTCAAGAGGATTGTG CTCGCATTCTACGTGCAGTAAGGATTGCTGCCCGTTTGGGATTTcgtttttcaaacaaaacagcTTATTTTGTTAAAAGTCTCTCTCCCTCAATATTGAGACTGGATAAG GCAAGGCTCTTGATGGAAGTGAATTACATGCTGGCTTATGGTTCTGCAGAAGCATCTCTGAGATTATTGTGGAGATTCAAGCTTCTTGAATTGCTTCTACCAATTCAG GCAAGATATTTTGTGCGCCAAGGCTTTGGGAGACATGACACGAGATCGAACATGCTTCTG GCTGTGTTTTCGAATTTGGATAAGCTTCTGGGACCTGACAGGCCATGCCACAGTAGTCTATG GGTTGGTATTTTAGCATTCCATGAGGCTCTGTCTGAACATCCCAGGGATACTTCAGTGATTGCTGCATTTAGCCTTGCTGTCCACAATGGTGGGGATATGTCAGAAGCAGTAGACATAACAAAAAGAATCACCAGGCCACATGATATCAGTTTTCCTGAACTATCAGAACCCCAGAATCTGGACTCGCAAGAACTTATAAACGAGGTTATGCATCTTGCAGATTCTGTCAAGGATGCGCTGACTAAGATGACATATAGATGTTACAACCTTCGAGCACAAAATTCAGATCCG GCATTTATCTCCCCgccattatcttcaaaagcTTGCAGAATTTTTGACTGCGTTCGAGATGGTGTAGGAAAGGGATTTGTGTCAAAGCAAGGCAGCGAGATCAACTATCGCTTGTTAGCTTGGGGAAGCCTTGAGGAGGTCCGCCGTGTTTTTGCAAGAACTGTGTTTGACACCGTGTACCCTCTACGACTAACACAAACTAGGACGACATAG
- the LOC119986013 gene encoding mitochondrial phosphate carrier protein 3, mitochondrial-like has protein sequence MAFPENARQSLIPSFLYSSTSGSKRISGLESFANASHGSHQPPFLSLPSRGGGVGAAGNFVIPAPNEKIEMYSPSYYAACTVGGILSCGITHTALTPLDLVKCNMQIDPAKYKSITSGFGVLLKEQGVKGFFRGWVPTLLGYSAQGACKLGFYEFFKKYYSDIAGPEYAAKYKTLIYLAGSASAELIADIALCPMEAVKVRVQTQPGFARGLRDGLPKFVKSEGGALGLYKGLVPLWGRQIPYTMMKFASFETIVENVYKYAIPTPKDQCNKSLQLGVSFASGYVAGVLCAIVSHPADNLVSFLNNAKGATVGDAVKKLGLLGLFTRGLPLRIVMIGTLTGAQWGIYDSFKVFVGLPTTGGVTPALAVAKA, from the exons ATGGCTTTTCCAGAGAACGCTCGCCAATCGCTCATCCCGAGCTTCCTCTATTCGTCTACGTCCGGATCGAAGAGAATCTCCGGTTTGGAATCCTTTGCGAATGCGAGTCATGGATCACATCAACCGCCGTTTTTGTCATTGCCGTCAAGGGGCGGTGGTGTTGGTGCGGCCGGTAACTTCGTTATTCCGGCACCAAATGAGAAAATCGAGATGTACTCTCCTAGTTACTATGCCGCGTGTACTGTCGGAGGGATCTTGAGCTGTGGCATCACTCACACGGCCCTCACCCCTCTCGATCTCGTCAAGTGTAATATGCAG ATTGACCCAGCAAAGTACAAGAGCATCACATCAGGATTTGGAGTTTTGCTCAAGGAGCAGGGAGTTAAAGGCTTCTTTAGGGGTTGGGTGCCCACATTGCTTGGTTACAGTGCTCAGGGTGCCTGTAAATTGGGAttctatgagttcttcaagAAGTACTACTCAGACATTGCTGGGCCGGAGTATGCTGCCAAGTACAAGACACTGATTTATCTTGCGGGTTCAGCATCTGCTGAACTGATTGCTGATATTGCCCTTTGTCCGATGGAGGCAGTCAAGGTTCGTGTCCAAACTCAGCCTGGTTTTGCCCGCGGTTTGAGGGATGGCTTGCCTAAGTTTGTCAAGTCTGAAGGTGGTGCTCTTGG GTTGTATAAGGGGCTTGTTCCTCTTTGGGGCCGTCAAATTCCAT ACACAATGATGAAGTTTGCATCTTTTGAGACTATTGTGGAGAATGTATACAAGTATGCTATCCCAACCCCAAAAGATCAGTGCAATAAGAGTCTGCAGCTTGGAGTGAGTTTTGCAAGTGGATATGTTGCTGGAGTTCTGTGTGCTATTGTCTCACACCCTGCTGATAATCTTGTGTCTTTCCTCAACAATGCCAAGGGGGCAACTGTTGGTGAT GCTGTGAAGAAGCTTGGATTGTTGGGTCTTTTTACCCGTGGTCTTCCTCTTCGTATTGTTATGATTGGAACCCTTACTGGAGCCCAATGGGGTATCTATGACTCCTTCAAAGTGTTTGTTGGGCT GCCAACCACCGGTGGTGTCACTCCGGCTCTTGCTGTTGCGAAGGCATAA